DNA sequence from the Cronobacter turicensis z3032 genome:
GAAGTGGTGACCGAAGGCATTCTGACGCGGCTGTTGCAGCGCGACCCGGAGCTTTCCGGCGTGTCGCTGGTGATCCTTGATGAATTCCACGAGCGCAGCGTGCAGGCGGATCTCGCCCTGGCGCTGCTGCTCGATGTCCAGCAAGGGCTGCGCGAGGATCTCAAACTGCTGATTATGTCTGCGACCCTGGACAACGCGCGCCTGCAGGCGATGCTGCCGCAGGCGCCGACGGTGGTGTCCGAAGGGCGCAGCTTCCCGGTGGAGCGGCGTTACCAGACGCTCTCTGCGCATCAGCGTTTCGATGAGGCGGTGGCGCAGGCCGTGAGCGGCTTGCTGCGTGAAGAATCCGGTTCGCTGCTGCTGTTTTTACCGGGCGTCGGCGAGATCCAGCGGGTGCAGACGCAGCTTGCAGAACGCGTGGGGCGCGATGTGCTGCTGTGTCCGCTCTACGGCGCGCTGCCGCTCGCCGAGCAGCGCAAGGCTATCCTGCCCGCGCCGTCCGGCTTTCGCAAAGTGGTGCTCGCCACCAATATCGCGGAAACCAGTCTGACCATCGAAGGCATCCGGCTGGTGGTGGACAGCGCCCAGGAGCGCGTGGCGCGCTTTGACGCCCGCACTGGCCTGACGCGGCTTATCACGCAGCGCATCAGCCAGGCGTCGATGACCCAGCGCGCCGGTCGCGCCGGACGCCTTGAGCCCGGCATCTGTCTGCATCTTCTTCCGAAAGAGCAGGCGGAGCGCGCCGCCGCGCAGGCGGAAGCCGAAATTACCCAAAGCGATCTCTCCGGGCTGCTGCTGGAGCTGCTGATGTGGGGATGCCGTGACGTAACGGATCTCCAGTGGCTGGATCTGCCGCCCGCGGCGAACCTTGCCGCCGCGCGCGAACTGCTCACCGCGCTGGGCGCGCTGAAAGACGGCCAGTTAACCGCGCGCGGACGCCAGATGGCGCAGTTCGGCAACGATCCGCGCCTCGCCGCGATGCTGGCCTGCGCAGAAGGCGCTGACGCTCAGGCGACGGCGGCGCGGCTCGCCGCAATCATGGAAGAGCCGCCGCGCGGGGCGGAGGCGGATTTGCGCAGCGCCTTTTCCCGAAGCCAGAGCAACTGGCAGGCCCGCTGCGCGCAACTGATGAAGCGGCTTAACGCCCGCGGCGGCACGCCGTCGCTCTCTCTTGCGCCCGCGCTGCTGGCCTGCGCGTTCAGCGACCGTATCGCGCGCCGTCGCGGTCAGGAGGGGCGCTATCAGCTCGCCAACGGCATGGGCGCGATGCTCAGTCAGGACGACGCGCTGACACGCTATGAGTGGCTTATCGCGCCGCTGCTGCTTCAGGGCAGCCACAGCGCCGACGCACGCATTTTACAGGCGCTGCCGCTCGACATCGACGCGCTCATTGACGCATGCCCGCATCTGCTGAGCCAGCGCGATTCGCTGGAGTGGAATGACGAACAGGGCACGCTGCGCGCGCAGCGCCGCTGGCAGGTTGGGCAACTGGTGCTGAAAACCCAGCCGCTCTCAAAGCCTTCCGAAGAGGAGCTTCACCAGGCGATGCTTAACGGCATTCGCGAAAAAGGGCTTTCTGTTCTTAACTGGACGCCAGAGGCGGAGCAGTTGCGCCTGCGTTTGCAGTGCGCGGCGCGCT
Encoded proteins:
- the hrpB gene encoding ATP-dependent RNA helicase hrpB codes for the protein MIGRNATMRAFHSNPLEPVVSSLPVAAVLPDLLNALQHAPQVLLCAPTGAGKSTWLPLEILKSGGLDGKIIMLEPRRLAARNVAQRLADLLGEPCGETVGYRMRAESCTGPATRLEVVTEGILTRLLQRDPELSGVSLVILDEFHERSVQADLALALLLDVQQGLREDLKLLIMSATLDNARLQAMLPQAPTVVSEGRSFPVERRYQTLSAHQRFDEAVAQAVSGLLREESGSLLLFLPGVGEIQRVQTQLAERVGRDVLLCPLYGALPLAEQRKAILPAPSGFRKVVLATNIAETSLTIEGIRLVVDSAQERVARFDARTGLTRLITQRISQASMTQRAGRAGRLEPGICLHLLPKEQAERAAAQAEAEITQSDLSGLLLELLMWGCRDVTDLQWLDLPPAANLAAARELLTALGALKDGQLTARGRQMAQFGNDPRLAAMLACAEGADAQATAARLAAIMEEPPRGAEADLRSAFSRSQSNWQARCAQLMKRLNARGGTPSLSLAPALLACAFSDRIARRRGQEGRYQLANGMGAMLSQDDALTRYEWLIAPLLLQGSHSADARILQALPLDIDALIDACPHLLSQRDSLEWNDEQGTLRAQRRWQVGQLVLKTQPLSKPSEEELHQAMLNGIREKGLSVLNWTPEAEQLRLRLQCAARFLPEHPWPDVSDEALLASLDVWLLPALRGVHSLRALKNINLAQALLHLLDWTQRQRLDSALPEHYTVPTGSRIAIRYHEENPPALAVRIQEMFGEADTPVIAEGRVPLTLELLSPAQRPLQITRDLSAFWRGAWKEVQKEMKGRYPKHVWPDDPANALPTRRTKKYQ